A DNA window from Theobroma cacao cultivar B97-61/B2 chromosome 5, Criollo_cocoa_genome_V2, whole genome shotgun sequence contains the following coding sequences:
- the LOC108661945 gene encoding uncharacterized protein LOC108661945, protein MTRFEGVLQMVKIGIGGNNGKIYKPKAMYTLNKEEIRNVCAWVKQLRLPNGFVSNISRCVNEIDCKFYGMKSHDCHIFLQRLLPIVLRDMVPHSIWDAITEMSYFFRDLCAIEIPVDHMETLQGKICEIICKLEKIFPPGFFNCMEHLPIHLLYKAKVGGPVQYRWMYPFERFLQHLKKKVKNRASVEGSICEAYIIKEKSSFCSLYFEPVVRTRLNKVPHNDDEGEVDSLGHLSIFTHLGRAFGPLDKSQFLDEDEFYAAELYVLMNCEEMLPYIKIFNDIVKGDVVHISEDDLEKAAKCKDEIDPRLLEISYGPRCMIRCYKGYFVNGFKFHTLDYGQNRKTMNSGVCIKGSFYNDYERDFYSILVDIIELEYFGMGNRVVLFKCHWFDTEKARSRFHIHSGGDRENDTDLSEEVYQEAVSTSITGTPSEELGDFTVLANDDYEEVNLLIADEEDDMEGDENEDEDQIEDDDFETFNDDNDNNEEHEFAYFGSD, encoded by the exons ATGACAAGATTTGAAGGTGTATTGCAAATGGTGAAAATTGGAATTGGTGGaaataatggaaaaatttACAAGCCTAAGGCTATGTACACCTTAAATAAGGAGGAAATAAGAAACGTTTGTGCTTGGGTGAAACAATTGAGATTACCTAATGGTTTTGTGTCGAACATTTCTCGGTGTGTTAATGAGAttgattgcaaattttatgGGATGAAAAGTCATGATTGTCATATTTTCTTGCAACGATTGCTACCAATTGTCTTGCGTGATATGGTGCCTCACTCAATTTGGGATGCGATTACTGAGATGTCTTACTTTTTTAGGGATTTGTGCGCAATTGAAATACCTGTAGATCATATGGAAACTTTGCAAGGAAAAATATGTGAAATTATTTGCAAACTAGAAAAGATCTTTCCTCCCGGTTTCTTTAACTGTATGGAGCACTTGCCTATTCATTTACTTTACAAGGCAAAGGTTGGTGGACCCGTCCAGTATCGATGGATGTATCCATTTGAGAG gttcTTGCAacatttgaagaagaaagttaAAAATCGAGCATCAGTTGAAGGATCTATATGTGAGGCTTACATTATCAAGGAAAAATCCTCGTTTTGCTCATTGTATTTTGAACCAGTTGTACGAACAAGATTAAATAAAGTGCCACATAATGATGATGAGGGAGAAGTTGACTCTTTAGgccatctttcaattttcacTCATCTTGGGCGAGCTTTTGGTCCATtagataaatctcaatttttagATGAGGATGAGTTTTATGCTGCTGAGCtatatgttttaatgaatTGTGAAGAGATGCTCCCATATATAAA AATATTTAATGACATTGTAAAGGGAGATGTTGTGCATATATCAGAAGATGATTTGGAGAAA GCTGCAAAATGTAAGGATGAAATTGACCCACGTTTACTTGAAATCTCTTATGGTCCAAGATGTATGATAAGGTGTTACAAAGGATACTTTGTAAATGGTTTCAAGTTTCACACCCTAGATTACGGCCAAAATCGTAAGACAATGAATAGTGGGGTTTGCATAAAAGGGAGTTTTTACAATGATTATGAGCGTGATTTTTATAGTATTTTAGTGGATATAATCGAGTTGGAATATTTTGGTATGGGAAACAGAGTTGTGCTATTTAAGTGTCATTGGTTTGACACTGAAAAAG ctaGGAGTAGATTTCACATTCATAGTGGCGgagatagagaaaatgacaCTGATTTGAGTGAAGAAGTATACCAAGAAGCTGTGTCTACTTCAATTACTGGTACTCCATCGGAAGAACTTGGTGACTTTACAGTCTTAGCAAATGATGATTATGAAGAGGTTAATCTCTTGATTGCGGATGAAGAAGATGACATGGAAGgagatgaaaatgaagatgaagatCAAATTGAAGACGACgattttgaaacttttaatgatgataatgataataatgaaGAACATGAGTTTGCTTATTTTGGAAGTGATTGA
- the LOC18598516 gene encoding NADP-dependent alkenal double bond reductase P2: MVGNKQVVLNNYVQGWPKEGDFRLQCTETEIESIPNGSEAVLLKNLYLACDPYMRHRMCDNHISQPGTIFKSSFTPGSVLVGYGVSRVIQSTHPDFKEGDHVWGLTGWEEYTMIPNPEKLFKITYTGVPLSYYLGVLGVPGIAAHVGFFNLCSPKEGETVYVSTASGGVGQLVGQFAKMMGCYVVGSTSTKEKVDLAKDKFGFSDAFNYKEEHDLSAALTRYFPEGIDIYFDNVGGRMLDEVLLHMKAHGRVAACGMISQYNLEEPEGIRNLFSMIPRRVEIKGYIETDFHHIYPQYHELAIKYLKEGSLDYVEDVAEGLENAASAYVGIFHGRNVGKQIIRVASE, from the exons ATGGTGGGGAACAAGCAGGTGGTGTTGAATAACTACGTGCAAGGGTGGCCGAAAGAGGGAGACTTTAGGCTGCAGTGCACAGAGACGGAGATAGAGAGCATTCCAAATGGAAGTGAGGCTGTGCTTCTCAAGAACTTGTATCTTGCGTGTGACCCTTACATGCGTCACCGCATGTGCGATAACCATATCTCTCAACCCGGGACCATCTTCAAAAGCTCCTTCACCCCTGGCTCT GTTCTTGTAGGGTATGGTGTGTCGAGGGTGATACAATCCACTCACCCAGACTTCAAGGAAGGCGACCATGTTTGGGGATTAACAGGGTGGGAGGAATACACCATGATTCCTAATCCCGAAAAGCTATTCAAGATCACATATACTGGTGTGCCCCTCTCATATTACTTGGGTGTCCTAG GTGTGCCTGGCATTGCTGCCCATGTTGGTTTCTTCAACTTATGTTCTCCTAAGGAAGGGGAAACTGTCTATGTCTCTACGGCATCAGGAGGAGTAGGACAACTTGTTGGTCAGTTTGCAAAGATGATGGGTTGTTATGTCGTTGGAAGCACCAGCACCAAAGAAAAG GTTGATCTCGCAAAGGATAAGTTTGGATTTAGTGATGCTTTCAACTATAAAGAAGAGCATGATTTAAGTGCAGCCTTAACAAG GTACTTCCCGGAAGGCATTGACATTTACTTTGACAACGTTGGTGGTCGCATGCTGGACGAAGTGCTCTTGCACATGAAAGCCCATGGCCGGGTCGCAGCTTGTGGAATGATTTCTCAATACAATCTTGAAGAACCAGAAGGAATAAGAAACTTGTTCAGCATGATACCAAGGCGTGTTGAGATAAAAGGCTATATTGAAACAGACTTCCACCACATATATCCCCAATATCATGAATTGGCCATCAAGTACTTAAAGGAAGGGAGTCTAGATTATGTTGAAGATGTAGCAGAAGGCCTAGAAAATGCAGCATCTGCTTATGTTGGAATTTTCCATGGTCGTAATGTTGGCAAGCAGATCATTCGGGTTGCTTCTGAATAG